The following proteins come from a genomic window of Lolium rigidum isolate FL_2022 chromosome 5, APGP_CSIRO_Lrig_0.1, whole genome shotgun sequence:
- the LOC124653372 gene encoding uncharacterized protein LOC124653372: METELESERVTTPHKHYNKDKTRSVAGYTDGYKPAARTEENMKSETPHWDEKLEALRAYRKSKGMCFTCEEKWNKTHKCPSQIPLHVMEELLEVLQSDEDDSKSSVSSEDDLMLLAPLEVSSAPRQRRSMRLHGMIGKQHVLILVDSGANASFINAELAQQLGRETKETLPARFVAANGAPLVSAKMLPQLQWFCQGHSFTQDLHILPLPCYDMILVADWLEDHSPMWVHWKRRWMKFTHQ, from the exons ATG GAAACAGAGCTGGAGTCAGAGAGAGTGACCACTCCGCACAAGCACTACAACAAGGACAAGACAAGGTCAGTTGCTGGTTATACCGACGGATATAAGCCTGCTGCCCGTACTGAAGAGAACATGAAATCAGAGACACCTCACTGGGATGAAAAACTTGAAGCGTTGCGTGCCTATCGCAAATCCAAGGGGATGTGTTTCACTTGTGAGGAGAAGTGGAACAAAACTCACAAATGTCCATCTCAAATTCCCTTACATGTCATGGAAGAGTTACTTGAAGTGTTGCAGAGCGACGAAGACGATAGCAAATCTTCAGTTAGCTCAGAGGACGACCTAATGTTGTTGGCACCCTTGGAAGTGTCGTCTGCTCCCAGACAACGACGGAGTATGCGACTGCATGGCATGATTGGCAAGCAACATGTACTCATTCTGGTAGATTCGGGAGCAAATGCATCTTTCATAAATGCAGAATTGGCACAACAGCTTGGCCGAGAGACGAAAGAGACACTCCCTGCTCGTTTTGTTGCAGCCAATGGTGCACCGCTGGTTAGTGCGAAGATGCTGCCGCAGCTACAATGGTTTTGTCAAGGCCACTCTTTCACTCAAGATTTGCACATCCTACCACTGCCCTGCTATGACATGATTTTGGTTGCAGATTGGTTGGAAGATCACAGTCCAATGTGGGTGCACTGGAAGCGCCGCTGGATGAAATTTACACACCAATGA